One Candidatus Melainabacteria bacterium DNA segment encodes these proteins:
- the rsmI gene encoding 16S rRNA (cytidine(1402)-2'-O)-methyltransferase — translation MTDRRAGEVANWRIDELMNCPIVHSPILYIVATPIGNLEDITLRALRILKEVDYILCEDKRITVRLLNKYEIKSKLISLHKYNEEKSTQEILSLLKEGKNIALVSDAGTPLISDPGSRLITHLRKNNIKIISIPGPSSLTSALSACGFDLREVLFLGFLPAKKSKREKIISSLKERAKVVVIFVAPHDLKKYLLEIYNIYPDIKIFYSREISKIYEENWSGNIKDLVLQLEAKPLKGEIVLILNFNFICD, via the coding sequence ATGACGGATCGGCGAGCCGGCGAGGTAGCGAACTGGCGAATTGACGAACTGATGAATTGCCCCATTGTCCACTCACCAATTCTTTATATAGTAGCAACACCAATTGGTAATCTTGAAGATATTACATTACGTGCTCTTAGAATATTAAAAGAAGTAGATTATATACTATGCGAAGACAAAAGAATTACAGTCAGGCTTTTAAATAAATATGAGATTAAATCAAAATTAATTTCTTTGCATAAGTATAATGAAGAAAAATCTACACAAGAGATTTTATCCTTATTAAAGGAAGGTAAAAATATTGCTCTTGTTTCAGATGCTGGCACACCTTTAATTTCAGATCCTGGATCAAGACTCATAACTCACTTAAGAAAAAATAATATTAAAATTATTTCTATTCCAGGACCAAGTTCTTTGACTAGTGCTTTGTCTGCTTGTGGTTTTGATTTAAGAGAAGTTTTATTTTTAGGTTTTTTACCTGCTAAAAAGTCAAAAAGAGAAAAAATAATTTCTTCACTTAAAGAAAGAGCCAAAGTTGTAGTAATATTTGTTGCACCACATGATTTAAAAAAATATCTTTTAGAAATTTATAATATTTACCCAGATATTAAAATCTTTTATTCAAGAGAGATCTCAAAAATTTATGAAGAAAATTGGTCTGGAAATATTAAAGACTTAGTCCTTCAATTAGAGGCTAAGCCTTTAAAAGGTGAGATTGTTTTAATATTAAATTTTAATTTTATCTGCGATTAA
- a CDS encoding HU family DNA-binding protein, protein MNKQDLILQIANKLQITQKKADEMLSCILESIMKSLSKGDKVTLVGFGTFEPRKRKERKGRNPKTGEAIMIPSGTVPKFSAGKQFKQTVNRR, encoded by the coding sequence ATGAATAAACAAGACTTAATCTTACAAATTGCAAATAAATTACAAATTACTCAAAAGAAAGCAGATGAAATGTTGTCGTGTATTCTTGAATCTATTATGAAATCTCTTTCTAAGGGAGATAAGGTAACTTTAGTTGGATTTGGAACATTTGAACCAAGGAAAAGAAAAGAAAGAAAAGGAAGAAATCCAAAAACAGGGGAAGCAATTATGATCCCAAGTGGAACAGTTCCAAAATTTTCAGCTGGCAAACAATTTAAACAAACAGTTAATCGCAGATAA
- a CDS encoding amidohydrolase family protein: MHTIKKINKLRLTNFTRVIGLDIDNELFVIDGKVRLKQKDFNSDFITIDLQDCIISPGFIDVQVNGFKDCSFWKFPDFSSIDALRQDLAFHGVVAFCPTIITRTESQIIELINHINSHIKKSSDKPGAKILGIHIEGIFISKFGVHESKYSKQDLTIKNIEPFIKENVVMFTLAPELDKTGEAIKFLQRNNILVSIGHTNATYKEGLKAINEYNLKTATHMFNAMRGIDGFIHRGKGDLNLQVLRSKLEDNNKINPDKDGIMLALLKSNEVLCTVIADGVHVNRQVVSILREYKDKNHFSLVSDLVSSDFYNQSKLQNILGGSQDTLDNCVANLINWKVSNLEESLISASLPISNQLKIAQNLGLGKIILGKEANIIFWNTKRNVVKGTIIGDNIFLNY, encoded by the coding sequence ATGCATACCATAAAAAAAATCAATAAATTAAGATTAACAAATTTTACTCGGGTTATTGGTTTAGACATTGATAATGAATTATTTGTTATTGATGGAAAGGTTAGATTAAAACAAAAAGATTTTAATAGTGACTTCATAACAATTGATTTACAAGATTGTATTATTTCTCCAGGTTTTATAGATGTACAGGTAAATGGTTTTAAGGATTGTAGTTTTTGGAAATTTCCTGACTTTTCTAGTATTGATGCTTTAAGACAAGATTTAGCTTTTCATGGAGTTGTAGCATTCTGCCCAACTATAATTACAAGGACTGAAAGTCAAATTATTGAACTAATTAATCATATTAATTCTCACATTAAAAAATCTAGTGATAAGCCAGGTGCAAAAATTTTAGGAATTCATATTGAAGGAATTTTTATTTCTAAGTTTGGGGTTCATGAAAGTAAATATTCAAAACAAGATTTAACTATTAAAAATATTGAACCTTTTATAAAAGAAAATGTTGTAATGTTTACTTTAGCACCTGAGCTTGATAAAACAGGCGAAGCAATAAAATTTTTACAAAGAAACAATATCTTGGTTTCTATCGGGCATACAAATGCTACTTATAAAGAAGGTTTAAAAGCAATAAATGAATATAACTTAAAGACTGCTACTCATATGTTTAATGCAATGAGAGGAATTGATGGATTTATACATAGAGGCAAAGGTGATTTAAATTTACAGGTTTTAAGATCTAAGCTTGAAGATAATAACAAAATTAATCCAGATAAAGATGGAATTATGCTTGCACTCTTAAAAAGTAATGAGGTTTTATGTACAGTAATTGCTGATGGAGTACATGTAAATAGACAAGTTGTTTCAATACTAAGAGAATATAAAGATAAAAATCATTTTTCATTAGTCTCTGACCTTGTTTCATCTGATTTTTATAATCAATCTAAATTACAAAACATTTTAGGTGGCTCGCAAGATACATTAGACAATTGTGTTGCTAATTTAATAAACTGGAAAGTTTCAAACTTAGAAGAAAGTTTAATTTCAGCTTCTCTTCCAATTTCAAATCAATTAAAAATAGCCCAGAATCTAGGATTAGGGAAAATAATCTTAGGAAAAGAAGCAAACATAATTTTCTGGAATACAAAAAGAAATGTAGTTAAGGGAACCATTATAGGAGATAACATCTTCTTAAACTATTGA